One genomic region from Paramicrobacterium agarici encodes:
- a CDS encoding ArsR/SmtB family transcription factor, producing MNALPVTIDTSADSCCTPGQAMDDGTAHDLAKVFKALGDPTRVKLLSMIVGSSAGEMCVCDLTDPVGLSQPTISHHMKLLVEAGLVTREQRGKWAYYQPTTGTLADAAKALLG from the coding sequence ATGAACGCACTGCCCGTCACCATCGACACCAGCGCCGACTCCTGCTGCACCCCCGGCCAGGCGATGGACGACGGCACCGCCCACGACCTCGCGAAGGTCTTCAAGGCCCTCGGCGACCCGACGCGGGTGAAGCTGCTCTCGATGATCGTCGGGAGCAGCGCCGGCGAGATGTGCGTCTGCGACCTCACCGACCCCGTGGGCCTGTCGCAGCCGACGATCTCCCACCACATGAAGCTGCTCGTCGAGGCCGGCCTCGTCACGCGCGAGCAGCGCGGGAAATGGGCGTACTACCAGCCGACCACCGGCACGCTCGCCGACGCGGCGAAGGCGCTGCTGGGCTGA
- a CDS encoding NAD(P)-binding domain-containing protein encodes MEVAVNPVVVIGAGPQGLAAAAHLIERGLEPLVLESGDAAASAVAEWGHVRLFSPWTELTDPASRRLLEPTGWSAPTQGYPTGAQWIERYLAPLSNVLGDRVRYGTRVVGVGREGRDLSVDAGRAEQPFVVHVERADGTEERIEARAVIDASGTWRTPSPAGADGLPALGERAAVDAELLEHRMPAIEDATALAGQHIVVVGNGHSAATTIGTLSRVAKREPGTRITWVLRRGAVGNTFGGGSADELPERGALGQRAKKAVEDGLVDLVTGFRTEQVVIDGGQAVLIAEDGRRLDPAARVFVATGFRPDLSFLSEIRLDLDMRLQAPSKIAAEVDPNVHSCGSVRATGAADLAQPESGFYIVGAKSYGRAPTFLALTGFEQVRSVVAAIAGDHEAAERVELALPDTGVCGGSGLFDAPDESASTGSCCAPAPQLIQLGVGSAS; translated from the coding sequence ATGGAGGTCGCAGTGAACCCTGTCGTCGTCATCGGTGCTGGTCCGCAGGGACTGGCCGCCGCAGCCCATCTGATCGAGCGGGGGCTCGAACCGCTCGTCCTGGAGTCCGGCGACGCCGCCGCTTCGGCTGTGGCCGAATGGGGCCACGTGCGCTTGTTCTCGCCGTGGACGGAGCTCACCGACCCCGCGTCGCGACGTCTGCTGGAGCCGACTGGATGGTCGGCCCCGACGCAGGGCTACCCGACCGGCGCGCAGTGGATCGAGCGGTACCTCGCGCCCCTCAGCAATGTGCTCGGCGACCGCGTGCGCTACGGGACGCGGGTCGTCGGCGTCGGCCGGGAGGGCCGCGACCTCTCCGTCGACGCCGGCCGCGCCGAGCAGCCCTTCGTCGTCCACGTCGAGCGCGCGGACGGCACCGAGGAGCGGATCGAAGCGCGTGCGGTGATCGACGCTTCGGGCACCTGGCGCACTCCGAGCCCTGCCGGAGCTGACGGGCTGCCCGCGCTCGGGGAACGCGCTGCAGTCGATGCGGAGCTCCTGGAGCATCGCATGCCCGCGATCGAGGACGCGACCGCGCTGGCTGGCCAGCACATCGTGGTGGTCGGCAACGGCCACTCCGCCGCGACGACGATCGGTACGCTCTCTCGCGTGGCCAAGCGCGAGCCGGGGACGCGGATCACCTGGGTGCTCCGGCGCGGCGCGGTCGGCAACACCTTCGGCGGCGGCAGCGCCGACGAGCTGCCCGAGCGCGGCGCGCTGGGACAGCGGGCGAAGAAGGCCGTCGAGGACGGGCTCGTCGATCTCGTCACTGGATTCCGCACGGAGCAGGTCGTCATCGATGGCGGTCAGGCGGTGCTCATCGCGGAGGACGGCCGCCGGCTCGACCCTGCCGCTCGGGTGTTCGTCGCGACCGGCTTCCGCCCAGACTTGTCCTTCCTCTCGGAGATCCGTCTCGACCTCGACATGCGCCTGCAGGCCCCGTCGAAGATCGCTGCGGAGGTTGATCCGAACGTGCACTCGTGCGGCTCCGTGCGGGCCACGGGCGCTGCTGATCTCGCCCAGCCCGAGTCGGGCTTCTACATCGTCGGTGCGAAGTCCTACGGGCGTGCGCCGACGTTCCTCGCTCTGACCGGGTTCGAGCAGGTGCGCAGCGTCGTCGCCGCGATCGCCGGGGACCACGAGGCCGCCGAGCGCGTGGAGCTCGCTCTGCCGGACACCGGCGTGTGCGGAGGCTCCGGCCTCTTCGACGCGCCGGACGAGTCTGCCAGCACGGGATCGTGTTGCGCGCCGGCCCCGCAGCTCATCCAGCTCGGCGTGGGTTCGGCCTCGTAG
- the cmtR gene encoding Cd(II)/Pb(II)-sensing metalloregulatory transcriptional regulator CmtR, whose translation MLTIASRLDVMNRLGRAMADPTRSRILMTLLAGPSYPAVLSRELKLTRSNVSNHLTCLRDCGIVVAEPEGRQTRYEIADPHLAAALTALVDVTLAVDEHAPCIDAACTVPGCCGMGASE comes from the coding sequence GTGCTGACTATTGCTTCGCGTCTTGACGTCATGAACCGGCTCGGCCGGGCGATGGCGGACCCGACGCGTTCCCGGATCCTGATGACCCTGCTCGCCGGCCCGAGCTATCCCGCCGTGCTCTCGCGCGAGCTGAAACTGACCCGCTCGAACGTCTCGAACCACCTGACCTGCTTGCGCGACTGCGGGATCGTGGTCGCTGAGCCCGAGGGGAGGCAGACGCGCTACGAGATCGCGGACCCGCACCTGGCGGCGGCGCTGACCGCGTTGGTGGACGTGACTCTCGCGGTAGACGAGCACGCGCCCTGCATAGACGCGGCGTGCACGGTGCCGGGCTGCTGCGGGATGGGAGCGAGCGAGTGA